From the Endozoicomonas sp. Mp262 genome, the window GTTACTATAATCGGACCAATTGAGGTAATATAACATTGCGGTTCAGGAAAATACCAGCAAGGTTTAGCGCAGTGGAATTTAAAATTCAAAAGCAACATCATTATTCTGTTATCAGATGTTTTTTCTTCTGATAGATTTAGTTGTAAGTGATCATCTTCTTTACATGCTGATACAGTAAATTCCTTATCACTAGTATAAAGTTTATGACTTACCATTTGCTGTTGACTTGAGAAGTCTTTTTCATCAAAAGGCGCTGACATTTGATTAAATGTTACTTCTATCTTTTTTATATTACAAAAGGATACGTTATGAATCACAATACCTTTTATTAATCCTTGATAGCAGGTTGCGGTATCAAAGTTCCAGGTGTTTCTACGACTATCTCTAATTGTCAAATACCTGCCTATAGAACTTGTCGGAATGGGGTTGGCCGTTTCAAGTTGCTGCAAAATAACAACCTGTTTTTCAGGTATAGTTACAAGAGCATAATCGGGGGTAGTTTTTTCATGTTCCGGGTGACCTAGCACCAAGCATTCAGGCTTGGTCAATGACATATTTTCTATGTCCTTTACGATAGAAAACTCTATTTCTCCAAGGCTTGAGTGTTCTTTATAACAAACTAATACTCCAAATGGTTCATCTTTATTTATCGTCAATAATAGAGAGGCATCCAAGAAAGAGCTGTATAAAAAATAAGTAAAATAAAGTATTCCTTTTAAAAAAACATTACACATATCTTTCTATATCCAATGTACCGAAACGTAAGCGGTTGCTGGAGGTAGATTTCTTACCTCCAATAAATATAGTTCAAGCCGCTCTTTTCGCTTCTTACTTAATTTAAAAACAGGGGAAGCCATAAGCCTGAATCCGTGATTTCTTGATTTGCCCGGCAGTTTTGAAAATGTGCTGATTAATTTTTTCCTTTGAAAATAACTCGGGTTATTGATTGAAGTGTTTTTATGTCGTTTTTAAGCATAAATGCTGATCAAAATATCATCAAACTTGAAGACAGGTTGAAAGAAGCCCTACCGTTATCAATACAGTACTTTCTCATTTATGGCATTTTTTTCTATCTCGCTATTCAATCAACAAAGTGCATGCTGGCTTATTAATTGATGGAAAGACCTGAAACCAGGACAGTAACGACCAAAGCGTAGCCGGTATTGATGTCCTTTTTTCAGAAGACGGGCAGCCAGGTAGATGAGTTCCTGTATCACGGTTTTTAACCGGCGTCGTTTGGCTTTATGACGTACCGGCGCATCTGGCCCGAGCAAGCAACTCTGCCCCATGTAGCGCAGAATGTTATAGACCAGTGCACCCAAACACATCACCAGGTCGTTGGTGTCAAACTTGCCTGAAGGCAGGCGCTCTAAATCCATATCAGTCTTCAACTCACTGTGAAACTGCTCGCTGGTCGCATGATCCTCATAAAGATTAATGATCTGATCATCGCTGTAGTCAGCTTCGCTGAGTGTTGTCCACCATCCTTCCAGCTCATAATCGGGTGTCAGAAATCTCTGCCCTACAGTATCAGTGGTACGCTTGATAATGCGAATAATCAGACGCTGGTTACCATAGTTGGTTTCATAGACGGTTGAGAGTGTCGCATAACTCTTTCCTGGACGCGACTCCTCCCATTTGACTTGCTTTTCTTCAAAAATGGGGAGCCAGTGTTCCTTGGTGTGATACTTTCTTGGGTTGAGCTTGATAATGTGATTCACACCTTTGAACCCGGCGATTTCCCGGCGCGATTCCTCAGCATCGTGGCCACTATCAAGGCGAACCAGAATAGGCGCTCGGGTCAAACGTCGGCTGCGGTGCAGCACTGCTTGTAAAAAGCCAATAAAATCATTCTGGGAGTGCTGAGAGCCTGGGCGTAATTCACATCCCAGGCACCAGCCTTCGCAGCCAAAGTAAGCGGCAATAGGGGCATAACCAAAGAATTTTTTATACGTGTACTCGACCCCCTCCTTTTTGGTATTGCTGTTATCCATAGGGAATACGTCGATATCCAGTGGTATGTGCTGCTTCTTATCGAGTTTTTTCGGAAGGGGTGTGACGGGCACCTGAAGATTAACCAGGACATCGGTAAGGCTGTCCTCGATGAAAGGAATCAGTTGGGCGGCATCTTCATTGAAACGCTGTCTTAAGCGGCTGGCTGAAGGCATTTGTTTAATGCCCATTGCCAACCGGAACCAGTCGTTATCCCGGTTATTATCAACATTATCAAAATCACTTTTACCCTGAGCCAGTTGGCCGCAGTAAGCTCTGATCAGGTCGATATGAGTGATACGGTGCCTTTTTTTTATTTTGCGCAGGGATTTGCTTAACGCTGTCTTTTTGTTGAGTGCATGACCAACGAAATAAAGCCCTGCGACCGGTGTATAAAATTCCGTCTGTGATTGTTCAATTTTCAGTTTCACAAAAATGCACCCAGGTGGTGAAAATTAGAGTGGGTGCATTTTAACTTGGAACTTACGTTTTGTGGTTGATCCAGAGGAGTTGGGCTACAGTGAACTCACGGATTCAGGATAAGGATCAGTGAGGCTTTCAAATAGTGCGACTTTATCTAAATCGGCACAAATGCCATAGTGGCCAAGCCCTGAACCACTCGATTTATGGTTCGGTTGGTTTTTTGGGCCACCAGCGTAGCCATCATATCCTGACGAGCAATGAGTTTGCCAAATAGTCGCTCAAAGCTCAGATTGATGGCACCCGAGGTAGCGTTGGTGAGCAAATACAAGCCACCTTTTTCGTCCCGTCGCTGGTTGAGCCGCCAGATCAGTACTTCGATATTTCTTGCGCTATTGTATAGTTTTTGTTGATCTAGCTTACTGGTAATAAAAAACTCACGCTGATTATCATAGGCATCATCCAGCATGGTTGTTAAACCCACCATCAAGGCAAAAACCCTATCTCCCTCAAACTCCGGATCAAAGGCTAACAGCATGGCATCAACACTGCGCTGATAACCTAACTCCTCAAAGGCAAAGGTGGAGGCTGTCAGGAAAAGCTGCTGTTGACGGTCTTCAAGGGATTGACCCGGTATTTTTCTGAGTTCTCTGGGGTTACGGCTATAGAGCTTTACGGTTAATTCCTGAAGCAGGTTTTCTATGGCCAGGATATTGGCATCAGCAACCATATCAATATCTGTTTTGGCCAGGCTTTGAACATCAAACTCTGTGGCGCTGCGACAGCCCGTCAAGAATAGAGCACTGACTAAAAGACCCACTAAACCGGTCAACGAAGGTAACTTTAGTTTTTTTATTAATAGGGTAACCATCTCCTACCCTCATACCCTTGAGCCAACAATGATTACTATTGTAATAACACCTATTACAGAAAAAATACATCAACCTCATCACTGCACGGAGCCTGATTCCCCTACTATTTTTTCAGGTTAATGATTTTTTATTCAAAACCAGACCATTTATGTCATTAAAAACACCCAAGTATACCGCTCTCTATGTACCTGATACTTATAGAGACCTGGGTAATAAAGTTTATAAAATATGCCTAAATCTTATAAAGAATGGTCATCAGGTAAATATGTCGGAAATATTCCAATCAGAGAGGAGGTGCAGCCTTAAGCTCATACTATGGGCAACCCTGTTTCTCCCCCCGGTAGCAGCGCTGCTGCTATTAACCCCCCTGAACCAGGCACTGTTTATGTGGCTGAACAGCCACCTGGTGCAATGGCTGGGTGAATCATTCTGGGCTGTGTTTACCAATCTGGGAGACGGTTTTTTCCTCTTCCCGCTGGCCATGGTTCTGGTCATAAAAAACCCCAAGCGTCAGCTGGCGATGATTATTACCATTATTCTGGCCGCCCTGGCCCTGAATATTTCCAAAAGCATTGTGGATGCAGCACGGCCCTTTGCTGTGCTGGGTGATGCGGTATCTGTAGTAGGGCCAGAGCTTAAAAGCCATAGCACCCCTTCCGGACACAGCGGCACTGTATTCCTGTTGGCGGGGCTTGGCCTGATTTACCTTGGAAAACGTGGCGCAACCATTGCTGCCACTATTGCCATTTTGACCGGGATATCCCGGGTAGCCGTTGGTGCTCACTGGCCAGCCGATGTTGTTCTGGGCGCATGGATAGGGCTACTCTGTTCCGCATTAGGCGCCTTGGCAGCACACAGGTTAGAAGCTGGCATTAAGACCAGGGCATTCTTTATACTGCTGGGCTGTGTTGCTATTTGTGTACTGCCAACCTATGACAATGGCTTTCAGGATATCCTCTCGGTAAGAATACTCCAGTACAGCCTTGCCCTGGCCGCCCTGGTACTCACAGTGTCCGAGTCCATAAGCTTTGCCAGGGACCTCTCTGCTAAACGCACGCAGCAAAATGCTCCCGGGCGTTCCAATATAGTCTCTGGAGATTGACGGGAGATTTCGTGTCTAAATTGAGTAATACCATCACTGCCTCACTTCAGGATAAATACGGGTGGCTGATAAAAAGGCTACTGAAATTTGGCTTGGTGGGTGCCAGTGGTTTTCTGGTTGATATGGGGGTTTACACCCTATTATCCCTTGCTCTGGGCATTCCACACCTGGTAGCCCGGGGCAGTTCTTACTGGGTTTCTGCCAGCTGGAACTGGTTCTGGAACAGAAACTTTACCTTTTCCAGTGTAGAGAAAACCAAAAAGCTGCCCCAGTGGGGCAAATATCTGGGTATGTGTATAATTAGCTTTGTTCCGAATTGGGGTACCTATTATCTCTTAACCACCTGGATACCCTTCTTTTCCGACTATAAGCAACTGGCATTAATTGCCGGTGTAGGTTTAGGCATGCTGTTTAATTTTACCATTGCCTCTCTGTTTGTTTTTTCCAGTAAGAAAGATGCTGTTATGGCTGGGGAGCACTGAATGAAAGTCGATACCATGCGGGCAATCGACAGATACGTTGGCATTCCACTCTGCTTTGCCGTGAGCTGGGCATTCAGGATTAAGGAAAAACTGTTTCGTCCCAAAGCCCAAAAGCCTAAAAAAGTGCTTTTTGTTGAGCTGTCAGAAATGGGGAGTGCTATTTTAGCGGATCCGGCAATGCGCTGGCTGAAAGAACAGGGCTGTGAACTGCATTTTGTCATTTTCAAATCCAATGCGGTTAGCCTGGATCTGCTCAAAACCATTCCTTCTGACAATATCTACACGATCCGGTCTGACAGTTTTGTCACACTGACCACCGACACCTTAAACTTTCTTAAATGGTGCCGGAAAAAAGGCATTGATACCGTCATCGACCTTGAGCTGTTCTCTCGGGTAACATCACTGATGAGCCGACTGTCCGGTGCAGTGAACCGTGTTGGCTATGACGGGGTTCATGAAGAAGGACTCTACCGGGGCAACCACCTGACCCACCCGGTGATGTATAACCCCCACATGCACATTTCCAGAAACTTTATGGCCCTGGTAAGAGCGGCACTGCAACCCGCAGGAGAGCCTTACCAGCGTCAGTTAATCACCCAGGATGAAATTGATCTGGCTCGTGCAGAGGTTTCTGAAAAAGATCAACAGAAGGTTATTGAAAAAATCCGCTCGCTGTATCCCGAGTTTCAACCGGGGAAACAGCGCTTGATGCTTGTAAACCCCAATGCCAGTGACTTGCTTCCCCAAAGGCGCTGGATGGCAGACCGCTTTGCGGAAGTGATTCGCACGGTACTGGCCGATTATCCCGATGTTCTGGTTGTTATTACCGGTGCTCCGGCAGAAAGGGAGGGTGCGGAAAGCCTTAAAGCTGCCGTCAATAATCATCGCTGCCTGAACTCCGCAGGCGTATTTCTGTTTAACGAACTGGTGCCTTTGTACTCCATTTCAGCACTCATGGTATCCAATGACTCAGGGCCACCTCACTTCGCTTCGGTGACAGACCTTCCAACCTATGTCATCTTTGGGCCGGAAACCCCAAGCCTTTACGGCGCACTGGGCCATTCGACCCCTATTTATGCAGGCCTGGCCTGTTCACCTTGCGTTAGCGCTGGCAACCATCGAAAAACCAGCTGCACCGACAACCAGTGCCTGAAGGCCATATACCCGGAGCAGGTACTCAACGCCATCAGACCTGCCCTGGACCCTGTCATTGTTAAAACGCCTGTGCAGAGCTTAGAGGCTGATTTACAAAAAGCACAGAAGGCCAAGACAGAGGAAGTCAGCTAATGCTTATTGGGGAATAGAATATAGCGTTCTATTCCCCATCTTTCCCATCAATGATTAATTGATTTCCAGATTTTGCCCAGCACCAGGCTTTGGCGCTTCCACCCAGGGATAATGCGAACTATTCATCAATGACTGCTTTACTTCCGGCAACAAAGCGTCAAACAGCTCGGCTGTATGCTTTTCAATCTGGTTAATTTTTTTATTGACCCTGCGTGCCACTCTTTTGCGTAGTTTTTCTACAGGTTCACCCAAAAGTCCCCCCGCAAGGTCACCCACAATACCACCGAGAAAAGCACCACCTAACCCTGCAACACCACCACCAATAACAAATCCTGCTAATAAGCCAACAATACTGGTGTCTTCATCACCTATCCGATGCTTAATACCCAAGTTTAAATCTATAGCTGTTATAAGCTGCCGAAGCCAGGGCTTATAACCTTCAGATAAAACAATTATTGAGTTATCCAACTGATCAACCAGCTGCTCAATATGCTTTTTAATAATCAGGTTGGCTTCTCCGGGGAACTCCTTTTGCAAACCTGAGCTGGTGTAGTGATTATCTAATGCACTGGTTATCTGCTGGTTCATTGAAGCCAAAAGATGATTTTTATGCTCTAACCTGAATCCGTGAGTTCACTGTAGCCCAACTCCTCTGGATCAACCACAAAACGTAAGTTCCAAGTTAAAATGCACCCACTCTAATTTTCACCACCTGGGTGCATTTTTGTGAAACTGAAAATTGAACAATCACAGACGGAATTTTATACACCGGTCGCAGGGCTTTATTTCGTTGGTCATGCACTCAACAAAAAGACAGCGTTAAGCAAATCCCTGCGCAAAATAAAAAAAAGGCACCGTATCACTCATATCGACCTGATCAGAGCTTACTGCGGCCAACTGGCTCAGGGTAAAAGTGATTTTGATAATGTTGATAATAACCGGGATAACGACTGGTTCCGGTTGGCAATGGGCATTAAACAAATGCCTTCAGCCAGCCGCTTAAGACAGCGTTTCAATGAAGATGCCGCCCAACTGATTCCTTTCATCGAGGACAGCCTTACCGATGTCCTGGTTAATCTTCAGGTGCCCGTCACACCCCTTCCGAAAAAACTCGATAAGAAGCAGCACATACCACTGGATATCGACGTATTCCCTATGGATAACAGCAATACCAAAAAGGAGGGGGTCGAGTACACGTATAAAAAATTCTTTGGTTATGCCCCTATTGCCGCTTACTTTGGCTGCGAAGGCTGGTGCCTGGGATGTGAATTACGCCCAGGCTCTCAGCACTCCCAGAATGATTTTATTGGCTTTTTACAAGCAGTGCTGCACCGCAGCCGACGTTTGACCCGAGCGCCTATTCTGGTTCGCCTTGATAGTGGCCACGATGCTGAGGAATCGCGCCGGGAAATCGCCGGGTTCAAAGGTGTGAATCACATTATCAAGCTCAACCCAAGAAAGTATCACACCAAGGAACACTGGCTCCCCATTTTTGAAGAAAAGCAAGTCAAATGGGAGGAGTCGCGTCCAGGAAAGAGTTATGCGACACTCTCAACCGTCTATGAAACCAACTATGGTAACCAGCGTCTGATTATTCGCATTATCAAGCGTACCACTGATACTGTAGGGCAGAGATTTCTGACACCCGATTATGAGCTGGAAGGATGGTGGACAACACTCAGCGAAGCTGACTACAGCGATGATCAGATCATTAATCTTTATGAGGATCATGCGACCAGCGAGCAGTTTCACAGTGAGTTGAAGACTGATATGGATTTAGAGCGCCTGCCTTCAGGCAAGTTTGACACCAACGACCTGGTGATGTGTTTGGGTGCACTGGTCTATAACATTCTGCGCTACATGGGGCAGAGTTGCTTGCTCGGGCCAGATGCGCCGGTACGTCATAAAGCCAAACGACGCCGGTTAAAAACCGTGATACAGGAACTCATCTACCTGGCTGCCCGTCTTCTGAAAAAAGGACATCAATACCGGCTACGCTTTGGTCGTTACTGTCCTGGTTTCAGGTCTTTCCATCAATTAATAAGCCAGCATGCACTTTGTTGATTGAATAGCGAGATAGAAAAAAATGCCATAAATGAGAAAGTACTGTATTGATAACGGTAGGGCTTCTTTCAACCTGTCTTCAAGTTTGATGATATTTTGATCAGCATTTATGCTTAAAAACGACATAAAAACACTTCAATCAATAACCCGAGTTATTTTCAAAGGAAAAAATTAATCAGCACATTTTCAAAACTGCCGGGCAAATCAAGAAATCACGGATTCAGGTCTAACAGATCATTAGCAATAAGACTAAAGGTAGACTCAAACATTTTTGATCGGCCATCCTGGCTATCATCAAACAGCCCCTCGTTTTTATCCTCACCATTGAGCAGTGATAAAATCGGGTTCTGTTTCATATTCAGGCAGCTGTCCGACAGCGTTATATCCACAATTAATCCCCCATTATTTGTTCAGAACAATTTATCACTAAATTTATTGGGCAAGATTTAAACTGAACAATTTTCGTGCATGGTATTTTAAAATTATTTTTATCCATATGCCGGCTTGCTTGTTATTTCTAATCACCACGCCGGTATTATTTGATTTGGACGCGATACCCTTTAGTCAGTTACAAAAACAAACAGCACCGTATAAGGAAGCCGATCGTATCATGAAAAAATCATCCATTTTATTGCCCGGCATCAAGTATATTCACCATAAAAATGGTTGACTATCCGATAAAAAATAACACTACAAACCCAACTTATTATTAATAAATACTCAGAATTAGAACATATCTGATAATTTCGACTATTATAAATTAACTTGGCAACGTCATTAATCCCCAAGCAAATGCCCGTAAAGGAGAAGCTGTTAACTTTTATAAAGTGCTGTATATCTATAATTGTAATGGAACTATTGTGCCCTATGCCGATACACAAGAATACTGAAAATAATAAAAATCCATATCATCTGGTGGGACAACAGACAGCAAACAGTAAGCGTTGCTATCCAAAAACAGCACCCAGTATCGTCATCGCCCACTCACCGGCATCCTCTGAACGCTATATTGGTTCCCCCAGTATTACCATTCTGCCAAACGGCACATATGTGGTATCTCATGACTTCTTTGGTCCGGCGGCAGAGCACCAGTCAGCGCCTGTCACTATTGTCTACAACTCTTTTAACAGAGGAAAAACCTGGAATAAAATTTCCGAGATAAAGCCCCTATTCTGGAACAAATTGTTCACACATCAGGAAAAACTATACAGCCTGGGCATTCAGCATGAATATGGAAACGTTCTGCTGAGATGCTCGGAAGATGGCGGTCAAACATGGACACAACCAAATGATGCATCCAGTGGGCTGCTGAAAAAAGGAGCATACCATTGCGCCCCTTGCCCAGTGGTAATTCATCGGGGTCGAATCTGGCGATCATTGGAGCTTGCTGAAGGAAAGAGACCTGAGTGGTGTACAGTGGTTATATCAGCCCCCGTTGACTCAAACCTGCTAAATGCGGACAGCTGGACATTCAGCGAACCATTCAGTCATAGCTGGTCGCAAAGCCAATGGATTGAAGGCAACATTGTTGTTAATCCCTCTGGGGAGTTACTGAATATACTCCGAACTAACGGCAATGGTAATGATAAAGCAGCGATTACTCACATTAACCCTAGTGGGCTAACCCTGTCCCACCACCAGGATAAAGATATTATTCACTTTCCTGGAGGTGGTGTGAAATTTACTATTCACTTTGACCCAAAAACATCCCGATACTGGTCCATTGTCAATCAACAGCAAAGTGTAGATATTGGCCGAAACAATCTGGTATTAACATCATCCGCTGACCTGTACAGATGGCGAGTCGATTACCCCCTTTACTACCATCCCGATAAATATAAACATGCCTGGCAGTATGTAGACTGGCAGATAGACAATGATGATATTGTATTTGTCAGCCGTACCGCTTTTGATGATCAATATGGTGGTGCTCACAATGACCATGATGCAAATTTTTTAACATTTCATAGAATTATTAATTTTAGAAACCCTGAGGCCAGAAAGTTGGCTCAATAACAGGGAGTTATGGATAGCTAAAAAATAATAGAGTCCGATACCATAGCTTCATGTAATTGACCAGCCTTGGTTACAACGCTTCAATAACGAAGACCAAAATCGTTCCGCAGACTGATGCAGACGAATATCATTGCGATAAAGCACCACTTCAATTTCACACCACCAGTCCAGCCCTCCCACATCCACTAATGTTGTATTTTTCAGTTCTTTCTGAATGGAGTATTCCGGTAACCAGGCTATGCCTGAACCATTGAGTGCCATCACTTGCAAAAGACTGGTTAGGGATGACTCCATCACCGGCTCAAAACTGGCCGATTTTCCCAACCGACGCAGAATGCTATTGACCTGTCTTCCCATAAACGATGCAGAACTATACTTGAGCAATGGTGCAATTATTCCCTCATCAATACTAAATAATGGTTTCCCCCTATCATCAGGCGCACAAACGGGACGAAGGTTGGTTTTGCCCAGAGATAATCCCAGAAAGGGGGGTTGCATCAATGCCTCCATATTAAAGGCCAGCAAGAAGTCACTACGCCCTTCCTGCAATGCTTCTACCGCTAAATCAACATCAATGCTTTCAACACGACTATGAAAGGGCGCGCCATTGACACTCATTGACGAGATCAATTCTGGCAATAGGGTAACAGACAGCGAGTGGGCAGCTGCAAACTCCAGTGGTTGAAAACCAGAACCATACCCCTTTAACTGGTTTAAACCATCATCCATTTGACGGAGCAGATTTCTGGCGGTAGTTCTAAATAAACGACCTCCGGCGGTTAAACCCACAGGTGTGGTTCCCCGGTCTATCAACTCAATGCCTACCGCTTTCTCAAGAGAGCGAATTCGACGACCAAAAGCCGGTTGAGTGACATTACGTACCTCAGCGGCCCGGGAAAAATTACGCAATTCAGCAAGTGCCAGAAAATCTTCCAGCCATTTAGTTTCCAGGTTCATTGGTGCCTAAAGCGTGCCTGTTAGAAAGGTGCAGTTTGCCAGATTTGAGCTGGGCACGCTTTAGTAATCGCTGTGCTGGCTTTATGATTCGGGGTAAGGCAAGCAGGAAGCAGCAGACGAAAAAATCAGGCAGCGAGAGCCTGTTGATGGTGATACCAGTCTACACAGGCCTGTGCCAGTAATGCTGTTGCATCAATACAACGCCTGGGATTTTTTTTCAGAATAATCTCAAGGCCAACGGGTATTTCAGTACAACCAAGAATAACGGCATCGGCACCTTTGTTAATCAACGCATTAAACACCTCATTCATACCCAAATGCCCCGACTCCAACTGCCCTGCCTTAATATTGTAAATCGCGGTCATTAACTGTTGCTGATGAGAGGAATCTGGTTCAATACATGTTTTTCCAGTACAGGCCAGGCGCTGGCGGTACATCCCCGCAGCAACAGTAGCACTTGTCGCCATCAACCCCACCTGACGGAACCCTTGCTGCTCAACATAGTGCTCAACACAATCAATAATGCTGATCATGGGTACACGGGA encodes:
- a CDS encoding glycoside hydrolase; this encodes MPIHKNTENNKNPYHLVGQQTANSKRCYPKTAPSIVIAHSPASSERYIGSPSITILPNGTYVVSHDFFGPAAEHQSAPVTIVYNSFNRGKTWNKISEIKPLFWNKLFTHQEKLYSLGIQHEYGNVLLRCSEDGGQTWTQPNDASSGLLKKGAYHCAPCPVVIHRGRIWRSLELAEGKRPEWCTVVISAPVDSNLLNADSWTFSEPFSHSWSQSQWIEGNIVVNPSGELLNILRTNGNGNDKAAITHINPSGLTLSHHQDKDIIHFPGGGVKFTIHFDPKTSRYWSIVNQQQSVDIGRNNLVLTSSADLYRWRVDYPLYYHPDKYKHAWQYVDWQIDNDDIVFVSRTAFDDQYGGAHNDHDANFLTFHRIINFRNPEARKLAQ
- a CDS encoding GtrA family protein — encoded protein: MSKLSNTITASLQDKYGWLIKRLLKFGLVGASGFLVDMGVYTLLSLALGIPHLVARGSSYWVSASWNWFWNRNFTFSSVEKTKKLPQWGKYLGMCIISFVPNWGTYYLLTTWIPFFSDYKQLALIAGVGLGMLFNFTIASLFVFSSKKDAVMAGEH
- a CDS encoding amino acid racemase, which encodes MLGILGGMGPLATVDFMQKLIACTTVSSDQEHIPMLVHNVPQIPDRSACILKGAEDPFPALYKGLRNLEASGAQCVVMPCNTAHYWFDRLSDISRVPMISIIDCVEHYVEQQGFRQVGLMATSATVAAGMYRQRLACTGKTCIEPDSSHQQQLMTAIYNIKAGQLESGHLGMNEVFNALINKGADAVILGCTEIPVGLEIILKKNPRRCIDATALLAQACVDWYHHQQALAA
- a CDS encoding phosphatase PAP2 family protein — its product is MSEIFQSERRCSLKLILWATLFLPPVAALLLLTPLNQALFMWLNSHLVQWLGESFWAVFTNLGDGFFLFPLAMVLVIKNPKRQLAMIITIILAALALNISKSIVDAARPFAVLGDAVSVVGPELKSHSTPSGHSGTVFLLAGLGLIYLGKRGATIAATIAILTGISRVAVGAHWPADVVLGAWIGLLCSALGALAAHRLEAGIKTRAFFILLGCVAICVLPTYDNGFQDILSVRILQYSLALAALVLTVSESISFARDLSAKRTQQNAPGRSNIVSGD
- a CDS encoding LysR substrate-binding domain-containing protein — its product is MNLETKWLEDFLALAELRNFSRAAEVRNVTQPAFGRRIRSLEKAVGIELIDRGTTPVGLTAGGRLFRTTARNLLRQMDDGLNQLKGYGSGFQPLEFAAAHSLSVTLLPELISSMSVNGAPFHSRVESIDVDLAVEALQEGRSDFLLAFNMEALMQPPFLGLSLGKTNLRPVCAPDDRGKPLFSIDEGIIAPLLKYSSASFMGRQVNSILRRLGKSASFEPVMESSLTSLLQVMALNGSGIAWLPEYSIQKELKNTTLVDVGGLDWWCEIEVVLYRNDIRLHQSAERFWSSLLKRCNQGWSIT
- a CDS encoding glycosyltransferase family 9 protein; the encoded protein is MKVDTMRAIDRYVGIPLCFAVSWAFRIKEKLFRPKAQKPKKVLFVELSEMGSAILADPAMRWLKEQGCELHFVIFKSNAVSLDLLKTIPSDNIYTIRSDSFVTLTTDTLNFLKWCRKKGIDTVIDLELFSRVTSLMSRLSGAVNRVGYDGVHEEGLYRGNHLTHPVMYNPHMHISRNFMALVRAALQPAGEPYQRQLITQDEIDLARAEVSEKDQQKVIEKIRSLYPEFQPGKQRLMLVNPNASDLLPQRRWMADRFAEVIRTVLADYPDVLVVITGAPAEREGAESLKAAVNNHRCLNSAGVFLFNELVPLYSISALMVSNDSGPPHFASVTDLPTYVIFGPETPSLYGALGHSTPIYAGLACSPCVSAGNHRKTSCTDNQCLKAIYPEQVLNAIRPALDPVIVKTPVQSLEADLQKAQKAKTEEVS
- a CDS encoding IS1380 family transposase: MKLKIEQSQTEFYTPVAGLYFVGHALNKKTALSKSLRKIKKRHRITHIDLIRAYCGQLAQGKSDFDNVDNNRDNDWFRLAMGIKQMPSASRLRQRFNEDAAQLIPFIEDSLTDVLVNLQVPVTPLPKKLDKKQHIPLDIDVFPMDNSNTKKEGVEYTYKKFFGYAPIAAYFGCEGWCLGCELRPGSQHSQNDFIGFLQAVLHRSRRLTRAPILVRLDSGHDAEESRREIAGFKGVNHIIKLNPRKYHTKEHWLPIFEEKQVKWEESRPGKSYATLSTVYETNYGNQRLIIRIIKRTTDTVGQRFLTPDYELEGWWTTLSEADYSDDQIINLYEDHATSEQFHSELKTDMDLERLPSGKFDTNDLVMCLGALVYNILRYMGQSCLLGPDAPVRHKAKRRRLKTVIQELIYLAARLLKKGHQYRLRFGRYCPGFRSFHQLISQHALC